In Leishmania donovani BPK282A1 complete genome, chromosome 35, the following are encoded in one genomic region:
- a CDS encoding proteasome alpha 1 subunit, putative, translating to MNRAGFDKYITVFSPEGSLYQVEYAFKAVTYPGLLTIAIRCKDAVLVATQHVIPDRLMRPDSVTALYEVTPSIGCCMTGRAPDGRALVQRAREEASDYHYRYGVQIPIAVLAKRMGDKAQVRTQQAGLRPMGVVSTFIGMDQSDQDGSLKPQIYTVDPAGWTGGHIACAVGKKQVEAMAFLEKRQKSTKFDELTQKEAAMIALAALQSAIGTAVKAKEVEVGRCTAANPAFQRVPNSEVEEWLTAVAEAD from the coding sequence ATGAACCGCGCAGGCTTCGACAAGTACATTACCGTCTTCAGCCCTGAGGGCTCGTTGTACCAGGTGGAGTACGCATTCAAAGCCGTCACCTACCCTGGCTTGCTCACCATTGCCATTCGCTGCAAGGATGCCGTTCTGGTCGCGACGCAGCACGTGATTCCCGACCGCCTCATGCGCCCTGACTCGGTGACGGCGCTCTACGAGGTCACTCCGAGCATCGGCTGCTGCATGACCGGTCGCGCCCCCGACGGGCGCGCGCtagtgcagcgcgcgcgagaggaAGCGTCGGATTACCACTACCGCTACGGTGTGCAGATTCCAATCGCTGTGTTGGCGAAGCGCATGGGCGACAAGGCCCAGGTGCGCACGCAACAGGCCGGCCTGCGGCCGATGGGTGTGGTGAGCACCTTCATCGGCATGGATCAGAGTGACCAGGATGGCTCGCTGAAGCCGCAGATTTACACCGTCGACCCGGCCGGCTGGACCGGTGGGCACATTGCATGCGCTGTTGGCAAGAAGCaggtggaggcgatggcaTTCTTGGAGAAGCGCCAGAAGAGCACCAAGTTTGACGAGCTGACGCAGAAGGAGGCCGCGATGatcgcgctggcggcgctgcagagcgcgATCGGCACGGCTGTCAAAGCGAaagaggtggaggtgggcCGCTGCACAGCCGCCAACCCGGCCTTTCAGCGTGTGCCGAATAGCGAGGTTGAGGAGTGGCTGACCGCCGTGGCCGAGGCGGATTAA
- a CDS encoding RAD51/dmc1 protein, producing MQCRKDLIQIKGLSEAKVDKIIEAARRVSEVGFITGSSCLQQRSTILRISTGSVALDQLLGGGGIESRSITEAFGEFRTGKTQIGHTLCVTCQLPLEMGGGNGKAVYVDTEGTFRPERIRPIAERFGMDSNSVLDNILVARAYTHEHQAHLLSMVAAKMAEDQFSLLVVDSITALFRVDFSGRGELAERQQKLAKMLSQLMKIAEEFNIAVYITNQVVSDPGGASMFVADPKKPVGGHILAHASTTRLSLRKGRGDQRVCKIFDSPSLPELECVYSISEQGIIDAVE from the coding sequence ATGCAGTGTAGGAAAGACCTCATTCAGATAAAGGGCCTCTCCGAGGCGAAGGTCGACAAGATCATCGAGGCTGCACGGCGCGTGAGCGAGGTGGGCTTTATCACCGGTTCGAGctgcctgcagcagcgcagcactaTTCTACGCATCTCCACCGGTAGTGTGGCGCTCGATCAGCtgctcggtggcggcggaatCGAGAGCCGCTCCATCACAGAGGCGTTTGGGGAGTTCCGCACCGGCAAGACGCAGATCGGGCACACCTTGTGCGTGACCTgtcagctgccgctggagatgggcggcggcaacggaaAGGCGGTGTACGTGGACACCGAGGGCACGTTTCGCCCGGAGCGGATTCGGCCCATTGCAGAGCGCTTCGGGATGGACTCAAACTCCGTGCTGGACAACATCCTTGTCGCCCGCGCCTACACGCACGAGCATCAAGCCCACCTGCTATCGATGGTGGCGGCCAAGATGGCGGAGGATCAGTTTAGCCTGCTCGTCGTGGATAGCATCACGGCTCTCTTCCGCGTTGACTTCTCCGGCCGCGGCGAGCtcgcagagcggcagcagaagctgGCAAAGATGCTGAGCCAACTGATGAAAATCGCGGAGGAGTTTAACATTGCCGTGTACATCACCAATCAGGTAGTCTCCGACCCCGGTGGCGCCTCCATGTTTGTGGCGGACCCAAAGAAGCCCGTGGGCGGCCACATCCTCGCCCATgcgtcgacgacgcgccTGTCTCTGCGCAAGGGCCGCGGCGATCAGCGCGTGTGCAAAATATTTGATAGCCCATCGTTGCCGGAGCTCGAATGCGTGTACAGCATCTCTGAGCAGGGGATCATCGACGCGGTTGAATGA
- a CDS encoding DNA replication factor, putative produces MEITDTVKERVRYFFVHHSEPPRPLSTHDGTSASASPWTSSGAAAAGAGGRCVFIQEVDCMKLLDVCPEVGCALLAQTTTVMDVLRVECAALCEEAGQAGILSSSISIRLTHVPVAMTGLPSVPPAGGQLVQLCGSIIRMSTKRVVPYASRLMCPRCHDTTEIFTNPFDRATEAKAHCSQPACKHEPMQVIGQVWMDYAECRLQQRSNQSGHLPRSVLVTLDDELSMKCSVGQFVEVVGIAFPKWRHVFPSSRPSIEPAIWAVNVLPMEAYRGAATSTSGAPGLRRRAGKTDRPKFNPEHFFTSFCKNKRKRGVTLARSVCPHLSGLFAPRFAVLLSALGGASTTGKTSMHVRNTIHCLYVGDPSTGKTQLLRFAAAIAPRSTSTTGMGSTSAGLTVAAAKEHGEWVLEPGALVLSDGGSCIIDELRTVSPADRASLHEAMEQQTISVAKGGLVTKLRTACAVLSACNPPARRGGRTEIGVGGPLLSRFDFIFLLWDTPKPELDARISSHMLRANTGAQTVLEEEELTVDEVARYLWWVRTQYATADGPFLSDPAADLLGRYYEIQRQRGASPALDDAVPVTVRFLESLVRLTQAHAKLHLQTMCTLEDAAMAVFLMERSAYSLKCPLDAVEPGMHSSSRELDEVFLSDDPAALAQQDAVLSAIVDVMLHYQLPPADPFDGAETRGDAEIALADLPFMRAMRVAGASQNTNASSSTGDATSENDVTDGTLLAQRKAPSALLQAKTLVAIASAERLAEEVGRTSGTAYSVARYTGSTIERAADSSPRAVADLLRSQRVCRSTSVVPSAFAASQRSPLPALVEEARAQEHRQLMTGKRPSEAGEDELLLPDSEHHSAASSAPPSQQMLACPLPSPSLSVPEAGSLPYSLLPNGTRKRSAEDIMRSLRFRP; encoded by the coding sequence ATGGAGATCACGGACACGGTAAAGGAGCGCGTTCGGTACTTTTTCGTGCATCACAGCGAGCCACCTCGTCCTTTGTCGACCCACGATGGCACCAGCGCATCCGCCTCGCCTTGGacgagcagcggtgccgctgcagccggtgctggcggccggTGTGTTTTTATTCAAGAGGTTGACTGCATGAAGCTCCTCGACGTCTGCCCAGAGGTcgggtgcgcgctgctggcgcagacCACAACAGTCATGGATGTGCTGCGGGTGGAGTGCGCGGCACTGTGCGAAGAGGCTGGGCAGGCGGGCAttctcagcagcagcatctccATCCGCCTCACGCACGTGCCAGTGGCTATGACAGGACTGCCGTCAGTCCCACCCGCTGGTGGCCAACTCGTGCAGCTGTGCGGGTCGATCATTCGCATGTCGACCAAGCGCGTGGTGCCGTATGCGTCGCGGCTAATGTGCCCGCGATGCCATGATACCACTGAGATCTTCACAAACCCTTTTGACCGGGCGACGGAAGCCAAGGCGCATTGCTCGCAGCCCGCCTGCAAGCATGAGCCGATGCAGGTGATTGGCCAGGTTTGGATGGACTACGCCGAGtgccggctgcagcagcggtcgAACCAGTCAGGCCACCTGCCTCGCAGCGTCTTAGTCACGCTGGATGACGAGCTCAGCATGAAGTGTTCGGTGGGCCAGTTCGTTGAGGTGGTGGGGATCGCCTTTCCAAAATGGCGGCATGTTTTCCCCTCTAGCAGGCCGAGCATCGAACCGGCCATCTGGGCGGTCAACGTTCTCCCCATGGAGGCGTACCGCGGGGCGGCCACGTCGACGAGCGGTGCACCTGgactgcgtcgccgcgccggcAAGACGGACCGGCCAAAGTTCAACCCAGAGCATTTCTTCACCTCCTTCTGCAAGAACAAGCGCAAACGCGGCGTGACGCTGGCGCGGTCCGTGTGCCCACACCTCTCCGGTCTCTTCGCGCCCCGCTTCGCAGTGTTGCTCTCCGCCCTCGGCGGTGCGTCGACGACGGGGAAAACGTCCATGCACGTACGCAACACAATTCACTGCCTCTACGTTGGCGACCCCTCAACTGGCaagacgcagctgctgcgctttgcggcggccatcgcgccgcgcagcacctcgacgACCGGCATgggcagcacctccgccggtCTCACAGTGGCCGCCGCGAAGGAGCATGGCGAGTGGGTGCTTGAACCTGGTGCATTGGTGCTGAGCGATGGCGGCTCCTGCATCATCGATGAGCTCCGCACCGTCTCTCCAGCGGATCGTGCCTCGCTGCATGAGGCAATGGAGCAGCAGACCATCTCCGTGGCGAAGGGCGGCCTCGTCACGAAGttgcgcaccgcctgcgcggTCTTGTCAGCCTGCAATCCACCGGCCCGCCGCGGTGGTCGCACAGAGATCGGCGTTGGCGGTCCGCTGCTGAGTCGCTTTGACTTCATCTTTCTTCTGTGGGACACGCCGAAGCCAGAGTTGGATGCGCGGATTTCGTCGCACATGCTGCGGGCCAATACTGGAGCACagacggtgctggaggaggaggagctgacggTGGACGAGGTGGCGCGGTACCTTTGGTGGGTGCGCACCCAGTACGCCACGGCAGACGGCCCTTTTCTCTCCGACCCGGCCGCTGACTTACTGGGCCGCTACTACGAGatccagcggcagcgtggcgccAGTCCGGCCCTGGATGACGCGGTGCCGGTGACCGTGCGGTTCCTCGAGTCCCTCGTGCGActcacacaggcacacgcgaaGCTGCATCTACAGACGATGTGCACGCTCGAGGACGCCGCAATGGCGGTGTTTCTCATGGAACGCTCCGCGTACAGCCTCAAGTGCCCGCTGGACGCTGTCGAGCCCGGAATGCACAGCAGTTCGCGGGAGCTGGACGAGGTGTTCCTCTCCGATGACCCTGCGGCGCTCGCTCAACAGGACGCGGTGCTATCCGCCATCGTCGATGTCATGCTCCACTACCAGCTGCCGCCAGCGGACCCCTTTGATGGGGCCGAAACGAGAGGCGATGCGGAGATTGCCTTGGCAGATCTTCCCTTCATGCGGGCAAtgcgcgtcgctggcgcgTCGCAGAATACAAACGCCTCTTCGTCCACCGGCGACGCTACAAGCGAGAATGATGTGACGGACGGCACGCTGCTGGCTCAGAGGAAAGCCCCCTCGGCCTTGCTGCAGGCCAAGACcctcgtcgccatcgccagcGCTGAGCGACTGGCGGAGGAGGTTGGCCGGACCTCTGGCACCGCCTACAGCGTCGCGCGCTATACCGGATCCACTATTGAGCGGGCCGCGGACTCGTCTCCCAGAGCCGTGGCGGATCTGCTGCGGTCtcagcgtgtgtgtcggtcAACGTCTGTGGTACCGTCCGCATTCGCTGCCTCGCAGCGGAGCCCGCTACCCGCTCTCGTCGAAGAGGCGCGAGCACAGGAGCACAGACAGCTGATGACTGGAAAGAGGCCGAGTGAGGCGGGCGAGGATGAGTTGCTGCTACCGGATAGCGAGCACcactccgccgcctccagcgcgccgccttcgcagcAAATGCTGGCCTGTCCTCTTCCGTCGCCATCATTGTCCGTACCCGAAGCCGGTTCACTCCCGTACTCGCTCTTGCCAAACGGTACGCGGAAACGGTCTGCCGAGGACATCATGCGCAGTCTTCGATTCCGCCCGTGA